In one window of Microscilla marina ATCC 23134 DNA:
- a CDS encoding DUF1987 domain-containing protein: MKSIFIKQTNKSPEINFNYDTGELKITGNSLVQNSYEFYTPLLEWIDDYVRAPKAKNTKVFIKVVYFTTDASGFFIKILKRLEQLAMANHLVMVKWYYEEGDVDMRETIHMFRSLVPQLNLESVVVKEVL, translated from the coding sequence ATGAAATCCATTTTTATTAAACAAACCAATAAATCTCCCGAAATCAATTTCAATTATGATACCGGTGAGCTAAAAATTACAGGCAACTCGTTAGTTCAAAACAGCTATGAATTTTATACTCCATTGTTAGAGTGGATTGATGATTATGTGCGAGCGCCTAAAGCAAAAAATACCAAGGTCTTCATCAAAGTTGTTTACTTTACTACAGATGCTTCTGGCTTTTTTATCAAAATATTAAAACGGCTTGAGCAATTGGCTATGGCCAACCATTTGGTAATGGTAAAGTGGTACTATGAGGAAGGAGACGTTGATATGCGCGAAACTATTCACATGTTTCGTAGCTTGGTGCCTCAGCTCAACCTGGAGTCGGTAGTGGTCAAAGAAGTGTTGTAG
- a CDS encoding sensor histidine kinase, which yields MTTQTKLWWVCFLGCLLWLTGCSPVKTKPKVTNGKMDLSQYDFAKSGTVLLSGDWEFYWEKFYYSSHFKKGRPTSSKLVNVPESWNGLNVGGKTLAGNGYATYRMRLTLPAKGMKLGVKMLTVATAYELYINGKLLCTNGKISRQKQGAVPSYNPLVVNFVNDTQEVEIIWLVSNYHHRKGGAWQEVRVGLEHQIDRNREATALADFFLMGSIFIMALYHIGLFWARRKSVSALYFSGVCLMAALRLTVTDEYFLHDFVLVDWFTIIRLEYLSMNLGMPATAWLLRTLYPQEYPKRLAQAQSVMFLFLSLIVLFLPPHLFTQTVTLSQLGIVISGFYAAYLLVKAALRKREGALLFIVGFLAFFGAIVNDILYSNDVIETDNVFGTGLFIFIFSQALLLSRRFSKAFSEAEQLTEALNFTNQNLEELVGVRTQDLKDSNNKLNQSLEELDAINEKLIELDKFKQQMMGMIVHDLKNPLNSIIGLSEQQNDPRFFSTIHQSGQRMQGLIMDILDVQKFEESKMKLLKDKVVLEELLQWAIQQISFLIREKNHQVTIEAPSDVYVEVDKDLLLRVMVNLLTNASKHTPQNGKICLSVETTANEQGKWGKVLVADSGEGIPATHIDKIFKKFHQVSPKKSGAIRSTGLGLTFCKLTVEAHGGHIGVVSPVGEGATFWFTLPLAAPPTTQTLSAGAPSVETSQRPIAFDFTSEELALLKPVAVKVAQYEIFQISKIREAMAPLDTHLGESLKNWRIELEDSMYTYNEQRFKELLEML from the coding sequence ATGACAACACAAACGAAACTATGGTGGGTATGTTTTTTAGGTTGTTTGTTGTGGTTAACTGGGTGTAGCCCAGTAAAGACAAAGCCCAAAGTAACCAATGGAAAAATGGATTTGAGCCAGTACGATTTTGCCAAGTCGGGTACCGTATTGCTGAGTGGGGACTGGGAGTTTTACTGGGAAAAGTTTTACTATAGCTCACATTTCAAAAAAGGGCGGCCTACTTCGAGCAAACTGGTAAATGTACCTGAAAGCTGGAATGGGTTGAATGTAGGAGGTAAAACTCTTGCGGGCAATGGCTATGCTACTTACCGGATGCGGCTGACGCTTCCTGCCAAAGGGATGAAGTTAGGGGTAAAAATGTTGACTGTCGCTACTGCCTATGAGCTGTATATCAATGGTAAATTGCTATGTACTAATGGCAAAATAAGTCGTCAAAAACAAGGGGCAGTGCCTTCTTACAATCCATTGGTGGTAAACTTTGTGAATGACACCCAAGAGGTAGAAATAATCTGGCTGGTTTCTAACTACCATCATCGTAAAGGAGGTGCCTGGCAAGAGGTGCGTGTAGGACTTGAGCACCAAATAGACCGCAACCGTGAGGCCACTGCATTGGCCGATTTCTTTTTGATGGGAAGCATCTTTATTATGGCTTTGTACCATATTGGGTTGTTTTGGGCAAGGCGCAAAAGCGTGTCAGCTCTGTATTTTAGTGGGGTTTGTTTGATGGCAGCCCTTCGCTTGACAGTAACTGATGAATACTTTTTGCATGACTTTGTATTGGTTGACTGGTTTACCATCATTAGGCTAGAGTACCTGTCTATGAACTTAGGCATGCCTGCTACAGCCTGGTTGTTGCGCACATTGTACCCTCAAGAGTATCCCAAACGATTGGCGCAAGCTCAGTCGGTCATGTTTTTGTTCCTGAGCCTTATTGTATTGTTCCTGCCCCCTCATTTGTTTACCCAAACAGTTACTCTTTCGCAGTTGGGCATTGTCATCAGTGGGTTTTACGCGGCTTATTTATTGGTAAAGGCAGCTTTGCGTAAGCGCGAAGGGGCATTATTGTTTATCGTGGGTTTTCTTGCCTTTTTTGGGGCCATTGTCAACGACATTTTATATAGCAATGATGTCATAGAAACAGACAATGTGTTTGGCACAGGTTTGTTTATCTTTATCTTTTCTCAAGCTCTGCTGCTTTCCCGCCGTTTTTCTAAGGCATTTAGCGAAGCTGAGCAATTGACTGAAGCCTTAAATTTTACTAATCAAAACCTGGAAGAGTTGGTAGGTGTGCGTACCCAAGACCTTAAAGACAGTAACAATAAGTTGAATCAGTCGCTGGAAGAACTGGATGCCATTAATGAAAAATTGATAGAGTTGGATAAGTTTAAACAACAAATGATGGGAATGATTGTGCACGATCTTAAAAATCCGCTCAACTCCATTATTGGCTTGTCGGAGCAACAAAACGATCCTCGTTTTTTCAGTACTATCCACCAGTCGGGGCAGCGTATGCAAGGGTTGATTATGGATATTCTGGACGTGCAAAAATTTGAAGAAAGTAAGATGAAATTGCTCAAAGACAAGGTAGTGCTGGAAGAACTGCTTCAGTGGGCTATTCAGCAAATTAGCTTTTTGATTCGAGAAAAAAACCATCAGGTGACTATTGAAGCTCCGTCAGATGTTTATGTAGAAGTAGACAAAGATCTCTTGCTAAGGGTGATGGTAAACCTCCTTACCAATGCCAGCAAACATACTCCTCAGAATGGTAAAATTTGCCTGTCTGTTGAAACCACCGCAAATGAACAAGGTAAATGGGGTAAGGTGTTGGTGGCAGATTCGGGCGAAGGCATACCAGCGACACACATAGATAAAATTTTTAAGAAGTTTCACCAGGTGTCACCAAAAAAATCAGGGGCAATACGTTCCACTGGCTTAGGGCTTACTTTTTGTAAACTGACCGTAGAAGCTCACGGAGGTCATATAGGGGTAGTATCGCCAGTAGGAGAGGGGGCTACTTTTTGGTTTACTTTGCCTTTGGCTGCTCCACCCACCACTCAAACATTATCTGCCGGAGCCCCATCGGTAGAAACATCTCAACGTCCGATAGCTTTTGATTTTACCTCAGAAGAACTAGCCTTGCTCAAACCTGTAGCAGTGAAGGTGGCACAATATGAGATTTTTCAAATAA
- a CDS encoding DUF6048 family protein, which produces MKVMQGLVVLVGIVLLIGHVAQAQTTPTKKDQTKKDTSTTVKSTTRINITPPPARSKKKTKPDSLHKPLRLAGFRLGADILPTAFGTFDQRFTSYQGTFEVLLNNKYFIELSGGVEQRIRQGVSNYTYSSQGFYGRMGINYNMLHRKSKDDAIYVGLHFGYARFDNDISYTITNTANGGDASGLIIEKQLMGTWLEGNFGFKVELFNNLYMGPMFRVKIKLTGSEGELLYPNDIPGYGVNNAANFAFGYHILYRIPFKSKKRKRRVIITPSTPIKKTPPNPTPPKKDKGDGR; this is translated from the coding sequence ATGAAAGTGATGCAGGGTTTAGTTGTATTAGTGGGGATAGTTTTGCTTATTGGGCACGTTGCACAGGCTCAAACAACCCCTACCAAAAAAGACCAAACAAAGAAAGACACCAGTACAACTGTAAAGTCAACTACCAGAATAAACATTACACCGCCACCAGCTCGTTCAAAGAAAAAGACAAAGCCTGACTCTTTGCATAAGCCGTTGAGGTTGGCCGGTTTTAGGTTGGGTGCCGATATACTGCCTACAGCATTTGGCACATTCGACCAACGGTTTACCAGTTATCAAGGAACCTTTGAAGTATTGCTCAATAATAAATATTTTATAGAGTTGAGCGGAGGAGTGGAACAAAGAATAAGGCAAGGAGTAAGCAATTATACTTATTCTAGTCAAGGGTTTTATGGCAGAATGGGCATTAACTATAATATGCTACACCGAAAAAGCAAGGATGATGCAATATATGTGGGGCTACATTTTGGTTATGCCCGCTTCGACAACGACATTAGTTATACCATTACCAACACTGCCAATGGGGGCGATGCGAGTGGGCTAATTATAGAAAAACAACTCATGGGCACTTGGCTCGAAGGCAATTTTGGGTTCAAAGTAGAACTATTCAATAATTTATACATGGGCCCCATGTTTAGGGTAAAAATAAAACTTACCGGAAGCGAGGGCGAGTTACTCTACCCTAACGACATACCTGGCTACGGGGTAAACAATGCAGCTAATTTTGCCTTTGGATACCATATTTTATACCGCATACCTTTTAAGTCTAAAAAACGCAAACGTCGTGTAATAATCACTCCTTCAACTCCCATAAAAAAAACACCTCCCAACCCTACCCCACCTAAAAAAGACAAAGGTGATGGCAGGTGA
- a CDS encoding SDR family oxidoreductase: MDIKDARILITGGSAGIGKATAKMLANAGAKVLITGRDEKKLQNVAQELGVMYVAANVALPADIDKTFDMVNNQLGGLDVLINNAGIGEFPTLEELSLEDFQRVYNVNVFGLALMTQKAAHLFKEQNSGNIINIASTAATKGFERGTIYASSKFALRGMTECWQAELRRYNVRVILVNPSEVPTAFAQPDRKEREDVPHKLTSDEIAQAIKGALEMDSRGFIKELTVIATNPWLAEGN; encoded by the coding sequence ATGGATATAAAAGATGCACGTATACTTATAACGGGTGGAAGTGCTGGAATTGGCAAAGCCACCGCAAAAATGTTAGCCAATGCCGGAGCAAAGGTCTTAATTACAGGTAGAGACGAAAAAAAGCTGCAAAATGTTGCCCAAGAGTTGGGGGTAATGTATGTAGCAGCCAATGTTGCTTTACCTGCCGACATTGACAAAACGTTTGATATGGTTAACAACCAATTAGGAGGGCTAGATGTTTTGATAAACAACGCAGGCATTGGCGAATTCCCTACTTTAGAAGAACTAAGCCTCGAAGATTTTCAGCGGGTATACAATGTAAATGTGTTTGGGTTGGCACTTATGACCCAAAAAGCGGCGCATTTGTTCAAAGAGCAAAACTCAGGCAATATTATCAACATTGCTTCTACAGCAGCTACCAAAGGCTTTGAACGGGGTACTATTTATGCTTCGTCTAAGTTTGCCTTGCGGGGCATGACCGAGTGTTGGCAGGCAGAGCTACGGCGCTACAACGTGCGGGTAATTTTGGTAAACCCCAGTGAAGTACCCACTGCTTTTGCCCAACCCGACCGTAAAGAACGTGAAGACGTGCCTCATAAACTGACCAGTGATGAGATAGCGCAGGCTATTAAAGGGGCTTTGGAAATGGATAGTCGGGGTTTTATCAAAGAACTTACTGTAATAGCTACTAATCCTTGGCTTGCCGAAGGAAATTAG
- a CDS encoding isoaspartyl peptidase/L-asparaginase family protein, with translation MKKVLTLLITMLCLIQWGYTQKNKITLVIHGGAGTILKKYMTPQQEKAYHNKLEEALKKGHNILKKGGTSLDAVVTAIKILENSPLFNAGKGAVFTNQGTNELDASIMEGKTLNAGAVSSVTIVKNPITAALAVMKKSPHVMLTGKGAETFATQQRLEIVKPKYFYTKRRYEQLKRVQKNAVKGKSGSAEDLIDLNKKLGTVGAVALDQYGNIAAGTSTGGMTNKKWGRVGDTPIIGAATYANNRTCGVSATGHGEFFMRVVVAHNISALMEYKGWSVQKAAKEVVMKKLKKMGGSGGIIALDQDGNYTMTFNSAGMYRGVATPDGKIKTYIYR, from the coding sequence ATGAAGAAAGTTTTAACTCTACTTATAACAATGCTGTGCCTGATACAATGGGGCTACACACAAAAAAATAAAATAACCTTAGTGATTCACGGTGGCGCAGGTACCATTCTTAAAAAGTATATGACACCCCAACAAGAAAAAGCTTACCATAACAAACTGGAAGAGGCTTTAAAAAAGGGACACAATATATTAAAAAAAGGGGGCACCAGCCTTGACGCAGTAGTGACAGCCATTAAAATACTGGAAAACTCGCCCTTGTTCAATGCAGGCAAAGGTGCAGTGTTTACCAACCAGGGAACCAACGAACTAGATGCCTCTATCATGGAAGGTAAGACCCTCAATGCAGGAGCAGTATCCAGTGTAACCATTGTCAAAAACCCTATTACAGCCGCTTTGGCAGTGATGAAAAAATCACCTCACGTAATGCTTACGGGCAAGGGTGCCGAAACTTTTGCCACACAACAAAGGTTGGAAATAGTCAAACCCAAGTATTTTTATACCAAACGTAGGTATGAACAACTAAAAAGGGTGCAAAAGAACGCTGTAAAAGGTAAAAGTGGAAGCGCAGAAGATTTGATTGATTTGAACAAAAAACTGGGCACAGTAGGTGCCGTAGCGTTGGATCAATACGGTAATATAGCTGCCGGAACTTCAACGGGAGGAATGACCAATAAAAAATGGGGGCGAGTAGGCGATACTCCTATCATTGGGGCAGCCACTTATGCCAATAACCGTACTTGTGGAGTATCGGCCACCGGGCATGGTGAGTTCTTTATGCGAGTGGTGGTAGCCCACAATATTTCTGCCTTGATGGAATACAAAGGGTGGAGTGTGCAAAAAGCAGCTAAAGAAGTGGTGATGAAAAAGCTCAAAAAAATGGGTGGTTCAGGTGGCATCATTGCTTTAGACCAAGATGGTAACTACACCATGACTTTTAATAGCGCAGGAATGTACCGAGGAGTAGCCACTCCAGATGGAAAGATAAAAACGTATATTTATAGGTAG